In Kitasatospora viridis, one DNA window encodes the following:
- a CDS encoding SDR family oxidoreductase, with the protein MTDSPVTLITGGSSGIGAAAARQLLKLGHRVTVTARGEERLQRFAEELGRPEALLTLTGDASDPADVQAAVTATVERFGRLDNAVANAGFGTAGTLADGDPEHWRAMVLTNVLGPALLINAALPALKESRGRIVLVGSVAGHINIPGNFYGATKWAVTGLAENTRLLVTGSGVGVTLVAPGRVETGFWNQPGGSARPDAPMLTDDQIAASIVWALTQPAGVDVTSVMVRPIGQDR; encoded by the coding sequence ATGACGGATTCCCCGGTCACCCTGATCACCGGCGGCAGCAGCGGCATCGGCGCGGCCGCCGCCCGCCAGTTGCTGAAGCTCGGCCACCGGGTCACGGTCACCGCACGCGGCGAGGAGCGGCTGCAGCGGTTCGCCGAGGAGCTCGGCCGGCCCGAGGCGCTGCTCACCCTCACCGGCGACGCGAGCGACCCGGCTGACGTGCAGGCCGCCGTCACCGCCACCGTCGAGCGGTTCGGCCGGCTGGACAACGCGGTGGCGAACGCGGGCTTCGGCACGGCCGGCACGCTGGCCGACGGCGACCCGGAGCACTGGCGCGCCATGGTGCTGACCAACGTGCTCGGCCCGGCCCTGCTGATCAACGCGGCGCTGCCGGCGCTCAAGGAGTCGCGGGGCCGGATCGTGCTGGTCGGCAGCGTCGCCGGACACATCAACATCCCCGGCAACTTCTACGGCGCCACCAAGTGGGCGGTCACCGGCCTGGCCGAGAACACCCGGCTGCTGGTCACCGGTTCCGGGGTCGGCGTCACGCTGGTCGCCCCGGGCCGGGTGGAGACCGGCTTCTGGAACCAGCCGGGCGGCTCGGCCCGGCCGGACGCCCCGATGCTGACGGACGACCAGATCGCCGCCTCGATCGTCTGGGCGCTGACCCAGCCGGCCGGGGTGGACGTCACCAGCGTGATGGTCCGACCCATCGGGCAGGACCGCTGA